cacaccaccaagaggACAACtaccttgctgaggaagctgaaggtgaaggtgatggggtagccaagtatgtctccagacctgaaccctattaagcacctgtggggcatcctcaagcgtaaggtggagaagcaccatgtgtctaatgtccagcagctccgtgaggagtggaagagaatcccagcaacaacctgtgcagctctggtcaattccatgcccggGATGATTAAGgtagtgccagataacaatggtgctaacacaatttattgacactttggacaagtttacttagggtgtacttacattttttgccagcttttttgacaataatggctgtatgttgagttattttcagaggacagtacatctatactgctatacaagctgcacattgactactttaaaatatatccaagtttcatttctagtagtattgtcccttgaaaagatatactaaaatggttgctgaaatgtgaggggtgtactcacttttgtgacatactgtatataattATACTTATTGCAAGTTGTTCTCTATGTAGACTAACAAATCAATATTTTTTGGGTTCTGTTTCAGTTGGGATGTTGGCTATATAGGCAGCTGTCTATATTGACAGTAGGCAGCTCTCTTCTTGAGATTTGAGAACATTTATGACCTGCTAAATTTTACGCCACACAGAAAAGTTCAGTACAGAGATAAACTTTCAGTACCTTATGCGCGTGTCCAGCAGTTCTTTAATCATGGCCACCACCTCATCATCATCTTCAGAAGGAGCTGCAGATGTGTGGCATATACAGGATTTTCAGTGCTCTTGGATTTAGTGAAGATTTCAAGATGAGAAGTAAAGAAAGGAAGGTATTGTTTAACCTGTGTCGGCACGTGGAACATCTGCCTCATTGACAACGGGAAGTCCAGAGGTGAAGAAGTCCATAATGGTGGCGAAGACATCTGGTTTGATCACTTTCCACTCTGCTTCACCACTAGTCTGAAGGATAGAGAAACATAATGattaaaaattaaatctaaatcaAAATGTGGTGTTTAAGTGTTAAAAAAAGGAAGGGTTCTTTACCTTAGTAATAGTTATGAAGTCGGGGCCAAAGAAGACACTCTTGACTCCATCTATTCTGAACAACTGCCTGAAAAATGCAAACAGCATCAGCACTGGCAGGACACCCTTCAGGTTGTGCTATAAATACAATTCAGCAAAATGCACAGCAATATTTATACAAATGGATGTCTGGATTTATAGCTGTTGTAAGCATTTTTTGGAATACCACATATAAAATAAACCACCTGACAGATATCGCTGAAATGGGCTTCCTGAGAAAACGGATACACATCATATATGGTGTTTGCTTAGTCAAGCATCAATATTACTTTGAAAATACACATTTCATGTCCATTGATGATAACATTACTAATTTTTACAATTTTCTTcagaaatatctttttttttttccattgaggCACAGCATATTATAATCTCAAACAAATATTTTGTTTCACCCTATGTTTCAGTTTGTTACAAATTGCCTTGATGTCTCTTAAATtacagtattgtttttttttttgcaatgtctGTTTTTAGTCTCAAGctcaaaataatgaataaaacatGTTAGTCAAcattatcaaatttatttaagaTATAAATCATATACTAGACCAACATGGTTTTAATTcttatatttaatttttctttatatagttaatttttaaaagtgtttaaataaatatttaaacaatgcCTGCAACTAAAAAGATGGTTTATCACAGCACCATACGACCAACATCAATGCAGTATTTTTAGGATTCAAATAGGTTGTTTGCAATCACGTGATTCTGATAGGCAGGAAGTGATTTTTCTCGATAGGAATCAATAGCAGAAACTCAACTCAAAATGCCTATGTTTTGAGTTGTTTATGGAAATTGGTCAAACCTAGAAATTTAATTTCGTATCGTGTATGAAAATGTGCTGTTCATGAGGATGAAAACACAAGAAATTGActgaaagacagaaagagaagtGGCTTGTAAACCTGCGTCTGCGGTCAAGAGGAGAGTCGGACAAATGCTTGTGTGTGTGCGAATGGTTATTAAAAGATAAAAGAAAAACCTGTACAGCAGTAGTTTCAGGAGTGACATATATTCTCCATCCTTCATATAAATGTGGAAATCACTTTCGTTCAAAATAGTTTGTTTGCAACCAGGCTTAGTTACTTAGCTTATATTCACCGCCTTGATGGCATGCAACTATTTCAATTTAGTTAAAAAAACATCCTCTTCTTAACATAAGGATCACATCCAACATATGTTGTGATTTTCTGTTTGTACCTTTCTCTTTTCAATTTATTAATAATCGTCTTAATAACTTAACATGTTATTATCTTATTTAACAatttgcacacacaagcattatccgGCTCTCCTCCTGACCAAAGACGGAGGTTTACAAGCCAATTTTTCCTGCGATTTTCCCTCATGAACTTTTTCATACCTGATAAAAGCCCCTTGTGGTTTCTCATTTTGGCCGATTTAAGCATCCATAAACAACGCAAAACATAGGTGTTTTAAGTTATTGCTAGTGAttcctatggagaaaaatcacttcctgccctccagctgcatttcgTGCCACAGCTTAGTAAGAGCCAATCAGACCAGAATACCATAGAGTTATAAATAGGTTCTTTGGATTTGCATCAGTAAACAACAGCCTAGCACATCTAGCATTGTGGCACCACCAGAAATGTGACTGTTTTTGCACATTTGTGTGGTATCACTACTAGTGCAGAAGCCACTTAAACTCACTTTAGATTTCCTacttttaaaaacactaacttctCCTGAAAATGATCTAATTAATTATGACTGCTAATACTCAAGCAATTACATTAGCCTCcaggaaataaaataaagtgcaaaactCTACCTTGCCAAAGGTGAACAATATGCATCTCTAGGTCCAGCGAAGTCCATAGTCCCTGTTTCAAGCACCACACAACCAGGAAGAAACTTCAGGCTGTTTGGGTTTGGAGTGTCTTGGGTCTGAATAAACATGTTTCTGACTGATGAGATGAAAGAAATGTTATGATCCATTCCAACCAAACATTTTATCCTAACATGCAACTTGAATTATGCTAATACTTACTAAACATAGTGGTTGTTTGTTGTGGAACTGGACTTCTGGCCACTTTGTGAAAGGGTGGTCTAGTGAGCCCTGTTCCATGGTAACTGCATACAGGATACCTTTAAGCACAGTGAATTGTATATATGTATTCATTTATGTATCCAAATTCAACTGTACAGATTTTCCACAATCACATACAGACGAAGTGCCtttccaaaaatcattattgtTATAGATAACTGAGGTAAGTTGGCATGAAAGCAAGGTTCCTTGTTTGACAACCATCCCGTTATTATTGTGGTTTTTAAAGTTTTAAGCTATAATATTTTGGTGGAGATTATGTTCACCATGGCAATTTTTGTAAAAGTGAGGTTTGCAGTAACCAGCTTTTGCTGTAACTTTGCCAAAGGCCAGTCTAGAAAAGTATCAATTTATGTGCAAAAGTGTATAAACCAGTGTTAATAACATGAATATTCATGATACTGCATGTCCAATAAGTACACTGCATCTGCGTCATCAGACCTTGTCAGTGACACTGTAAATATTACGAAACTCTTTATAACGCAAACGCGACTCTAAGCACCTGACAGGTATTACATATAACTCCTTACTGATACAGAAAAGCAAAGCAGGATAATACAGTAACGACTTACGATCTCGTTAAAAGTGCAGATAAATTCCTTGCAACACCGACCCTCCTGTACGCGGCCATGCTTGTGAGGGCATGAAGTCTGCGTGACGTCACATCCTGGATCTTATGCGGGGCGGAAATCAGactgtttttaacaaaaaaaatataaaatataaaaaaatataaaatatccgTGTATCACATAAATCACATATTTATAGAAACGTTTAGCAGTGAATGTTTGTTTTCAGAAAATTTAGTAAAATTAAttcagtaattttagtacttttatatttctttactcatattattattattattttaattgttattattattatttttataaaaaaggtCTCGTCCTGAAGGGAAGCAAGCCGGAATCTTTAAGTGGATGGGCCTACATAAAACAAGGTGGACAAAGTATATGAAAACTGCACCGCAGCACATTCAAAATAGCAAACAGGGCAATACAATCCTATTTAATTTGTTTCCGTTTGTCTTttgagtatttattttatttatttatttttttttgccgaTGATTTCCAGAAAAACTACATATTTCATACCCAAAAATTATTCAAAGACATGGAGCGTTACTGGTAAATAAATTATACAGTGGCGCCCTCTAGTGATTGAGAAATGCAATGTCAATTTCAGCCAAGGTCAAAAGTATTTATATTTCTATAATTAAGTTTGTTTTCACaatattatagatagatagatagatagatagatagatagatagatagatagatagatagatagatagatagatagatagatagatagatagatagatagatagatagatagatagatagatagatagatagatagatagatagatagatagatagaaagaatatAAGATGATGTTTTTGCATACAAGGCCTACTGATGGAAGTacaggagaaaaaaaattctatatcGGCTTAAAGTGTAAATAGATGTACACtttatatttgatattttattatgCATACATATTAAATACCTACAAACATGAATATATACACTGCTCAAAACATAAAgggaacactaaaataacacatccTAGATCTGAATCGAGATGTGCTGAATTGGATTCAGGTCTGGGGAGCGGGCAGGTCAGTCCATAGCATCAATGCCTTCGTCTTGCAGGAACTGCTGACACACTCCAGCCACATGAGGTATAGCATTGTCTTGCATTAGGAGGAACCCAGGGCCAACCGCACCAGCATATGGTCTCACAAGGTATCTGAGGATCTCATCTCGGTACCTAATGGCAGTCAGGCTACCGCTGGCGAGCACATGGAGGGCTGTGCGGCCCTCCAAAGAAATGCCACCCCACACCATTACTGAACCACTGCCAAACAGATCATGCTGGAGGACGCTGCAGGCAGCCGAACGTTCTCCACGGCGTCTCCACACTCTGTCACGTGCTCAGTGTGAACCTGCTTTCATCTGTGAAGAGCACAGGGCGCCAGTGGCAAATTTGCCAATCTTGGTGTTCTCGCGGTGTTGGGCTGTAAGCACAACCCCCACCTGTGGACGTCGGGCCCTCATACCACTCTCATGGAGTCTGTTTCTGACCGTTTGAGCAGACACATGCACATTTGTGGCCTGCTGCAGGTCATTTTGCAGGGCTCTGGCAGTGCTCCTCCTGTTCCTTCTTGCACAAAGGCGGAGGTAGCGGTCCTGTTGCTGGGTTGTTGCCCTCCTACGGCCTCCTCCACGTCTCCTGATGTACTGGCCTGTCTCCTGGAAGCGCCTCCATGCTCTGGACACTATGCTGACAGACACAGTAAACCTTCTTGCCACAGCTCGCATTGATGTGCCATCCTGGATGAGCTGCACTACCTGAGCCACTTGTATGGGTTGTAGACTCCGTCTCATGCTACCTCTAGGGTGAAAGCACCACCAGCATTCAAAAGTGACCAAAACATCAGCCAGAAAGCATAGGAACTGAGAAGTGGTCTGTGGTCACCACCTGCAGAACCACTCCTTTATTGGGGGTGTCTTGCTAATTGCCTAAAAGTGTTGCTTCCTAAGTGGGCATTTTGAGTTGAAGAAACAGACATCATGATGAAATGCTGAGCAGATTCTTAGAGAAAATCTAACAACATATTGCCCTTTACCATGAGGGGGGTTTATGAATTAAAAAGGATACGATACTCGTCCCAGATTAATTTAAATAATGGATGCAGAAAACAGTAGCTTTAGGTCTAAGTAAAACTGAGAGACAGAGATACTAATCATCTTCAGGGTGAGCTGGAACCTTGAGACGGCTCACACACATCTACATTGTCCGGTTGAAGGAACAGACAAAGTCATGTAATGCTGGGTGGGTTTAAGGAGTGCTTCTTAAATCTAATGATTTATCTTTCtagcattttgaaatatattctgGATAGATGACCTAGAGCACATAGTAGTTTAGATAAAGGCAGTGTTTAATTTTTAGAATAAATCTGAAAACAAGAGAGATGGAAAAGACTTACTAACGCTTTCTGTGGCCTCCACTGTCTCTGCCGCTGTCTCCATTGCTCCCTCCACTTCTGCCACTGCTGCTCTGTCATACTGGGATTTGTTCTCTGTTGTGGGGAGACTTTGGTCTTAAGTGCTCCCTGTATGGTACCAGAATGCACAGGCACAATGTTTGAGTTCCTGGAGGGCATGGGTAATGCCTGGGTGGCAGAGACAGACATGCTCTGATGCTCAGCAAGCCTCCGTTTTCTTGTTGCAGAGGGCACTGCTGCTCCTTTCGGAGGCTCATCGGGCACTGCCTCTGCCGGTGGAGACCTAGCAAGCACTCCTGCTTCTTGTGGGGCATGCACAGGGTACCTGTCAGGTAAAGGTGCTTCCTGTGGGGATTTAGAAGCCATGGGAGGTAAAGGCCTGTACAAGAGAGGCTTGAGGCTTCTGCTGCTTTTCTCTGGGGTTTTCTGAGGGTGCTCCCTTCTTAGAAGAGGTTCAAGCTGACAACTACAGCAGCTCCTTGCTCAGCGGCTCAGGGATATTGAGCCTTTGCCTCTCTGGGGTCCTTTGAGGCATGGGTGATCTATTCACAGAAGAGGCCCGAGCCGTAAACTGCAGCAGCTTCTTGCTTAGTGGCTCAGGGATTTTGAGTCTCTTTCTCTCTGTGGGCTTTTGAGGCATCGATGCTCCCTTCTCAGAAGAGGCTCGAGCCAACAGCTGCAGCAACTCCTTGCTCAGTGGCTCATGGATATTGAGCCTTTGCCTATCTGGTGTCCTTTAGGGCATGGGTGCACCCTTCTCAGAAGAGGCTTGAGTAGACAAATGCAGCAGCTCCTTGCTCAGTGGCTCAGGGATATTGAGCCTTTACCTCTCTGGGGTCCTTTAGGGCATGAGTGCACCCTTCTCAGAAGAGGCTTGAGTAGACACATGCAGCAGCTCCTTGCTCAGTGGCTCAGGGATATTGAGCCTTTGCCTCTCTGGGGTCCTTTGGGGCACGGGTGCTCCCTTTACAGAAGAGGCTCGAGCAGACAACTGCAGCAGCTCCTTTCTCAGTGGCTCAAGGATATTGAGCCTTTGCCTCTCTGGGGTCCTTTGGGGCATGGGTGCTCCCTTTACAGAAGAGGCTCGAGCAGACAACTGCAGCAGCTCCTTGCTCAGCTGCTCAGGGATTTTGAGCCTCTTCTTCTTTGGGGTCTTGGTGGGTGTGGGTGCTCCCTTCTCAGCAGAGGCTCAAGCTGACGGCTGCCGTCTTGCTCAGCGGCTGAGGGATTTTGAGCCTCTGCTTATCTGGTGTCTTGTTGAGCATGGTTCTCCGTAAAAAGATGAGGATTGAGGCTTCTGCTGCAGCAGGTCCTGCCTCATTTGTTAAGGTATCTTTGGTTTGGCATCTTTGGGGCAGGCCATATTCTCTCTGAAGAGACTTGGTGCGCATGGGTGTGTCCTGTGGAGACAGTGTGGGCACTGGTGCTACCTGTGGGGACCTAGCAGGCACAGGTGCTCCCAGTTGAGAAGCAGCCTTTAGAAGATGTTGCCTCAGGGATCCTGAACTTTCCTCTCCGTTGGGAGGCAGTGGCCACAGGTGCTCCCTGTGGTGACCCGGCAGGTTCAGGTGCTACTCAACGCTTCTTTTGCCTCCACTCTTGCTGTTGCCTTCCTTGCTTAGTGGCCTTCCCTGATTTGTTTGAGACTCCACACTAAGCATTTTTAGATCCAGCAAGCACAGGTGCTCCCTGAGGTTTATTCTGCCTCTAGCTTCCTCTGGCGCTGCATAGTTTTCATTGTTGAATCTGAGTAGCCTGAATGCAGAGACTCAGCCTTCTTGGATGCAAAGTTGAAGACCACGGATGAGGCATGGTCCCTCTTCTTGGTATAGGCAGGCAAAGGTAGGGGTCCAGGGACTTTTCAGATTCATCCACCAAAGGCCAGGGATGTGGGGCATGAAGCTTCCCCTGCCTCCATTGATTCCCACAACTGCACTGAGGTGAGGTCCCCATACTCAGCCtcttccaacactgataattttaataataatcagcatattagaatgatttctttgacactgaagaatggagtaacagccgatgaaaattcacctttgcatcgcaggaataaattctattttaaagtgaaaacctttcatttatattgtaataacattttgcaggattgttgtttttttctgtatttttgatcaaataaatgcagtcttgatgagcataagagacttctttcaaaaaaacatgacaagtcttactgatcccaaacaatTGAGGTGTAATATAaatgttctttctctttctgtaaaataaagtgttatgaTTAGTAGCTTaactttcagtgtttttttttttttttttcaatgttaaatGCACATTAAATATAAAGTCAGTTGTATTAAAAATATGTTATGGCATGATATCTGTTACTTAAGTGAACAGACAGGTTTTTATGATGGTAATAGATTACATTATTATGCTACTTTGACCATCGTCCTATAGATCATCATAGCTGAATTAAAAGAAAACCCTAATAACTTCTACACATTATTAGATCATGGTTCAGCACCAGAAATATCAAACCCAGCCCTGGATGCCAGATCCTATGAGAAAATATCCATTTTGTCTGGTAACAGTCAACTACAACTAGTCAGCAAAATTGTCTAATAATACCCTAAACCTGTTAACAGGTGTCAAGAAGTTGACTAAGCAAAGCCAGTGAAGACCAGAAGTAGGAGACAAAGTGATGGTGATGAAAAAAATGAGCAGAGTTTATTGAAACATCTTAGCTGCATATATTTCAATGCTCAGACTTCATCTAACCAGCACAAATCCAACAAGAGTAATTATACCACAAACATAGCAATGGAAAATTACAGCTTCACAACAATGTCCcgtgacattaaaaaaaaaaaaaaaaacttgaaatgaAGACATTTTCTTATTTCTTATTCATGTAGACAGCCACAGAAAACCACACAATCATAAAACTAAACAACAGTGGAAAAATAATagaaaagaataatataaaataaatgact
Above is a genomic segment from Garra rufa chromosome 15, GarRuf1.0, whole genome shotgun sequence containing:
- the nfu1 gene encoding NFU1 iron-sulfur cluster scaffold homolog, mitochondrial, which translates into the protein MAAYRRVGVARNLSALLTRSYPVCSYHGTGLTRPPFHKVARSPVPQQTTTMFIRNMFIQTQDTPNPNSLKFLPGCVVLETGTMDFAGPRDAYCSPLARQLFRIDGVKSVFFGPDFITITKTSGEAEWKVIKPDVFATIMDFFTSGLPVVNEADVPRADTAPSEDDDEVVAMIKELLDTRIRPTVQEDGGDVLYRGFEDGIVKLQLQGSCTSCPSSIITLKNGIQNMLQFYVPEVEGVEQVKEEDVDVQKEVQ